From one Chryseobacterium sp. 3008163 genomic stretch:
- the murD gene encoding UDP-N-acetylmuramoyl-L-alanine--D-glutamate ligase, producing MKIVVLGGGESGCGAAYLAKKKGLEVFLSDKGAIKDNYKQFLTENEIEFEEGNHDEARILSADWIVKSPGIPKKAEMIHKIHMKGIRISSEIEFASEFTNAKIIAITGSNGKTTTTSLIYYILKSDGMNVGLGGNIGYSFAKQVADENHEYYVLEVSSFQLDDIQNFRPYISLLLNLSQDHLDQYNYNYEEYALAKFRIAENQENDNFFIYNKDDEMSKNILEKFEIKAKMIPFSTKEKLSEGGFIDDEELIVKLKDQFSMKIEELSLMGTHNVANSLAASIAGKILEINNESIRNSLMTFQAVEHRLELVTEIDGVKFINDSKATNVNATYYALESMKTPTVWIVGGQDKGNDYSEIENLVKRKVKAIVCLGLDNQKIIDFFKDKKEFIYDTSSMEEAVKISKSLAKNGDTVLLSPCCASFDLFKNYEDRGNQFKEQVLRATANSNS from the coding sequence ATGAAAATAGTTGTTTTAGGAGGTGGAGAAAGCGGTTGTGGTGCTGCTTATTTGGCTAAAAAGAAAGGTTTGGAAGTATTTCTTTCAGACAAAGGAGCCATTAAGGATAACTATAAGCAGTTTCTGACAGAAAATGAAATTGAATTTGAGGAAGGAAACCATGATGAAGCAAGAATCTTAAGTGCAGATTGGATTGTAAAAAGCCCCGGAATTCCGAAAAAGGCAGAGATGATTCACAAAATTCATATGAAGGGAATCAGAATTTCTTCGGAAATAGAATTTGCTTCAGAATTTACCAACGCAAAGATTATCGCCATCACCGGAAGCAACGGAAAAACAACGACAACGTCTTTGATTTACTACATTCTGAAAAGTGACGGAATGAATGTAGGTTTGGGCGGAAACATTGGTTACAGTTTTGCAAAGCAGGTAGCAGATGAGAATCATGAATATTATGTTTTGGAGGTAAGTTCTTTCCAATTGGATGATATTCAGAACTTCAGACCATATATTTCTTTACTGTTGAATTTGTCTCAGGATCATTTAGACCAATACAATTACAACTACGAAGAATATGCTTTGGCAAAATTCAGAATAGCTGAAAATCAGGAAAATGATAATTTTTTCATCTATAATAAAGATGACGAAATGAGTAAAAATATTCTTGAAAAGTTTGAAATCAAAGCGAAAATGATTCCTTTTTCTACTAAAGAAAAATTGAGTGAAGGAGGTTTTATTGATGATGAAGAATTAATTGTAAAGCTTAAAGATCAATTCTCGATGAAAATTGAAGAATTGTCATTAATGGGAACCCACAACGTTGCCAACAGCTTAGCCGCTTCAATTGCAGGTAAAATATTGGAAATCAATAATGAAAGTATCAGGAATTCATTAATGACCTTTCAGGCGGTTGAGCACAGACTGGAATTGGTAACTGAAATTGATGGTGTAAAATTCATCAACGACAGCAAAGCAACTAATGTGAATGCAACATATTACGCTTTAGAAAGTATGAAAACCCCAACCGTTTGGATCGTTGGCGGACAGGATAAAGGAAATGACTACTCAGAAATTGAAAATTTAGTTAAAAGAAAAGTAAAAGCAATTGTTTGCCTAGGACTTGACAATCAAAAAATTATAGACTTTTTTAAAGACAAGAAAGAGTTTATTTATGATACTTCCAGCATGGAAGAAGCGGTGAAAATTTCAAAATCATTAGCCAAAAATGGCGATACGGTTTTATTATCACCATGTTGCGCTAGCTTCGATTTATTTAAAAATTACGAAGACCGCGGCAATCAGTTTAAAGAACAGGTTTTAAGAGCAACAGCTAATAGCAATAGCTAA